The following are encoded in a window of Impatiens glandulifera chromosome 5, dImpGla2.1, whole genome shotgun sequence genomic DNA:
- the LOC124938981 gene encoding uncharacterized protein LOC124938981 — translation MEFEVIRPVISAPSSPTRFSPFIDLISLTNTNQEQEEEEDQDFEFSIHELEPKSPITADELFSGGKIRTIDEPSSNSMTKQTSRRISDHHQSRETERISSKSIRRSARSLSPLRNSNYNWEEETQKISASKKWKFKDLFRSASEGRAGDKDPLRKYAAIFRRSDEVKGSSFRLAEGSISRRRTMGGPVSAHEIHYTVNRAVSQELKKKSFLPYKQGILGRLAFIPTVHGLAGGFGFSHK, via the coding sequence ATGGAGTTTGAAGTGATTAGACCAGTTATTAGCGCTCCATCAAGTCCCACTCGCTTTTCCCCATTCATTGATTTGATCTCTCTTACCAATACTAATCAAGaacaggaagaagaagaagatcaagaCTTTGAATTTAGTATACATGAACTGGAACCCAAATCGCCGATCACCGCGGATGAATTATTCTCCGGTGGTAAAATCCGAACAATAGACGAGCCATCATCGAATTCAATGACTAAACAAACATCCAGGAGAATATCTGATCATCATCAAAGTCGAGAAACAGAGAGAATTTCATCTAAATCCATTCGTAGATCGGCAAGATCCCTCTCTCCACTCAGAAATTCAAATTACAATTGGGAAGAAGAAACCCAAAAAATCTCGGCTTCTAAAAAGTGGAAATTCAAAGATCTTTTCAGGAGTGCATCAGAGGGTAGAGCGGGTGACAAAGATCCATTGAGGAAATACGCAGCCATTTTCAGGCGAAGTGATGAAGTAAAAGGTTCTAGCTTTCGACTAGCCGAAGGATCTATTTCGAGAAGGAGGACGATGGGAGGTCCGGTTTCGGCTCACGAGATTCATTACACAGTGAACCGGGCTGTTTCGCaggaattgaagaagaagagtttTTTGCCTTATAAACAGGGTATTCTGGGTCGGCTGGCGTTCATTCCGACCGTCCATGGTCTTGCCGGAGGTTTCGGGTTCTCCCATAAATGA